In Hymenobacter chitinivorans DSM 11115, a single window of DNA contains:
- a CDS encoding response regulator, translated as METPTRVLIYEDNSDLRASLSQLLAGSPGLELVGALGNCTQATADVARLTPDVILMDIDMPGINGIEGLKRIKKSAPQVNVVMLTVFEDNDRVFEAICAGADGYLLKKTPPVKLLDAIGEVRLGGAPMTPAIARQVLRLFPRSKPPMATATDESPANLSAREQEILGLLVEGYSYKMIAADRGISIDTVRSHIKKIYEKLHVRSMTEAVSKALRQGLT; from the coding sequence ATGGAAACTCCCACCCGCGTCCTGATTTACGAAGATAACTCCGACCTGCGGGCCAGCCTGAGCCAGCTGCTCGCCGGCTCGCCGGGCCTGGAGCTGGTGGGCGCGCTGGGCAACTGCACCCAAGCCACGGCCGACGTAGCCCGCCTTACCCCCGACGTTATCCTGATGGATATCGACATGCCCGGCATCAACGGCATCGAGGGCCTCAAGCGCATTAAGAAGTCGGCGCCCCAGGTCAACGTGGTGATGCTGACCGTGTTTGAGGACAACGACCGGGTATTTGAAGCCATCTGCGCCGGCGCCGACGGCTACCTGCTCAAGAAAACGCCGCCCGTGAAGCTGCTCGACGCCATTGGGGAGGTGCGCCTGGGTGGGGCCCCCATGACGCCCGCCATTGCCCGGCAGGTGCTGCGCCTGTTTCCGCGCTCCAAGCCGCCGATGGCCACCGCCACCGACGAGTCGCCGGCCAACCTCAGCGCCCGGGAGCAGGAAATTCTGGGTTTGCTCGTGGAGGGCTACAGCTACAAGATGATTGCCGCCGACCGGGGCATCAGCATCGACACGGTCCGGTCCCACATCAAGAAAATCTACGAAAAACTGCACGTGCGCTCCATGACCGAGGCCGTGTCTAAAGCCCTGCGTCAGGGCCTGACCTAG
- a CDS encoding 3'-5' exonuclease, with protein MQILRNISLEQVFVLDIETVPCVGCHDELNDMLRLLWEHKCHALRREKGWSSSRADVEEMPSHLEAASLFEQAGIYAEFGRVVCISVGCFTFDKQEELWRFRVKSFADHDEVTMLREFSALLARKPNYLLCAHNGKEFDFPYLGRRLLINGLPLPPQLDIAGKKPWEIAHLDTMELWKFGDRKSYTSLSLLAGLFNIPTPKDDITGADVARVYYTDNDLPRIVHYCQKDIITTARLLQKFRGEQPFADEAVIYADGISAVMKRV; from the coding sequence ATGCAGATTTTACGCAATATTTCCCTGGAACAGGTCTTCGTGCTCGACATCGAAACCGTGCCCTGCGTAGGCTGCCACGATGAGCTGAACGACATGTTGCGCCTGCTCTGGGAGCATAAGTGCCACGCCCTGCGCCGCGAAAAAGGCTGGAGCTCCTCCCGCGCCGACGTGGAGGAAATGCCTTCCCACCTCGAAGCCGCCTCCCTCTTTGAGCAGGCCGGCATCTACGCCGAGTTTGGCCGGGTAGTATGCATCTCGGTGGGTTGCTTCACCTTCGACAAGCAGGAAGAGCTGTGGCGCTTCCGGGTCAAGAGCTTCGCCGACCACGACGAGGTAACCATGCTGCGCGAGTTTTCGGCCTTGCTGGCCCGTAAGCCCAATTACCTGCTCTGCGCCCACAACGGCAAGGAATTCGACTTTCCCTACCTGGGCCGCCGCCTGCTCATCAACGGGCTGCCGCTGCCGCCCCAGCTCGATATTGCCGGCAAGAAGCCCTGGGAAATTGCCCACCTCGACACGATGGAGCTCTGGAAGTTCGGCGACCGGAAATCCTACACCTCCCTGTCGCTGCTGGCGGGCTTGTTCAACATTCCCACGCCCAAAGACGACATCACCGGCGCCGACGTAGCCCGGGTGTACTACACCGACAACGACTTGCCGCGCATCGTGCACTACTGCCAGAAGGACATCATTACCACGGCCCGGCTGTTGCAGAAATTCCGTGGCGAGCAGCCCTTCGCCGACGAGGCCGTCATCTACGCCGACGGCATCAGCGCCGTGATGAAACGCGTGTAA
- a CDS encoding OmpA family protein, whose product MHQNLLEEVETYFTGNTVSQTSVVVGESEEGVRKALGKITPLILSSFMGRAERPGGPEVLWTLTHEAAESGALPNLLTADTLQRRSDLMRALLGEAYGATVARIATATAIQPPSVETLLAIVAQAVLHRLASYATLHHLNPEELLSFLKSQRTQVLEALLPGSSVGPFSAEPASGRLVRPEVPASTVPEPGVGTWAPVGGGHTYSSPAAPATDNPPATSASRWAWVLALVVLGAGAEYFVMRDKAGNGAVATNPAVLALTSAASAPGTTPAGFGSGEAPAAPGGHYDAALDTYVYDPGRPVTLTMVDGSSQTVGVNSTENRLYTFLANPAVQVDPVNRTKGWINFDRVNFDAKKASLTDESRQQLRNVASILKSFPNARAKIGGYTDSTGSVLANLKLSQDRANVALSELVAMGIPLSRLEAKGYGGKHGVASNATPVGRALNRRISIRVTQK is encoded by the coding sequence ATGCATCAGAACCTACTGGAAGAAGTTGAAACGTACTTTACGGGTAATACCGTAAGCCAGACCAGCGTAGTGGTGGGCGAGAGTGAGGAGGGAGTTCGGAAGGCTTTAGGCAAGATTACCCCGCTTATTCTCAGTAGTTTCATGGGCCGCGCCGAGCGGCCCGGTGGCCCGGAAGTCCTCTGGACCCTAACCCACGAAGCCGCCGAATCGGGCGCGCTGCCCAACCTGCTCACGGCCGACACCCTGCAGCGCCGCTCCGACCTGATGCGGGCCTTGCTGGGCGAGGCCTACGGCGCCACCGTAGCCCGCATTGCCACGGCCACGGCCATTCAGCCGCCGTCGGTAGAAACCCTGCTGGCCATTGTGGCCCAGGCCGTGCTGCACCGCCTGGCCAGCTACGCCACCCTGCACCACCTGAACCCCGAGGAGCTGCTCAGCTTCCTGAAAAGCCAGCGGACCCAGGTGCTCGAAGCCTTGCTGCCCGGCAGCTCGGTGGGCCCATTCAGCGCCGAGCCGGCATCCGGGCGCCTGGTCCGGCCCGAAGTCCCGGCCAGCACCGTGCCCGAGCCAGGCGTCGGCACCTGGGCGCCGGTGGGTGGCGGGCACACCTACAGTTCACCCGCCGCCCCGGCAACGGACAATCCGCCCGCAACTTCCGCCTCCCGCTGGGCCTGGGTGCTGGCACTGGTAGTGCTGGGCGCCGGGGCCGAGTACTTCGTAATGCGTGACAAGGCCGGCAATGGGGCCGTAGCCACCAATCCGGCCGTCCTGGCCCTAACCAGCGCCGCGTCAGCGCCCGGCACCACCCCCGCTGGCTTCGGTAGCGGCGAAGCTCCGGCAGCTCCCGGCGGCCACTACGACGCGGCCCTCGATACCTACGTCTACGACCCCGGCCGCCCCGTAACGCTAACCATGGTCGACGGTAGCAGCCAGACCGTGGGCGTCAACTCCACCGAAAACCGGCTCTACACCTTCCTGGCCAACCCCGCCGTGCAGGTCGACCCCGTGAACCGCACCAAGGGCTGGATCAACTTCGACCGGGTCAACTTCGACGCTAAGAAAGCTTCGCTCACCGACGAGTCGCGGCAGCAGCTGCGCAACGTGGCCAGCATTCTGAAGAGCTTCCCCAACGCCCGGGCCAAGATTGGCGGCTACACCGACAGCACCGGCAGCGTACTGGCCAACCTCAAGCTTAGCCAGGACCGAGCCAACGTGGCCCTGTCGGAGCTG